In Rhodoferax koreense, a genomic segment contains:
- a CDS encoding efflux RND transporter periplasmic adaptor subunit — protein sequence MTHRHTYRDHPGHRAARTPPALRRAMAAMLAATVATATAQPAPPPATMAPLACLILPERVAEIGSAVIGIVDAIEVDRGDTVRKGQVLIRLRAEVERASNEVARSRAQSEAELRGAVAAQDLAQIKLDRSRRLKAENFVSAQAVEQAEAEMRVAQEKVAQARENLRTLAQEVQMSDAQASQRVLRSPFDGVVTERYANPGERFEDKPLLKVAAIHRLRVEVVAPTALFGRLRPGQELLVHPELPGAAPRKAQIAQIDRVLDPASNTFRLRLDMPNGDASLPAGLRCKIDLGLSAAQSPVGVASGVGEAAR from the coding sequence ATGACACACCGCCACACCTACCGCGATCACCCCGGCCACCGTGCCGCCCGAACGCCGCCAGCGCTACGCCGGGCCATGGCGGCAATGCTGGCCGCCACGGTGGCCACGGCCACGGCCCAGCCGGCGCCGCCCCCGGCCACCATGGCGCCGCTGGCCTGCCTGATCCTGCCCGAACGCGTGGCCGAGATCGGCAGCGCCGTCATCGGCATCGTGGATGCGATCGAGGTCGACCGCGGCGACACGGTGCGCAAGGGCCAGGTCCTGATCCGGCTGCGTGCCGAGGTGGAGCGGGCCAGCAACGAGGTCGCGCGTTCACGGGCGCAGAGCGAGGCCGAGCTGCGCGGCGCGGTGGCGGCCCAGGACCTCGCGCAGATCAAGCTGGACCGCTCACGCCGGCTGAAGGCCGAAAACTTCGTCTCCGCGCAGGCCGTGGAGCAGGCCGAGGCCGAAATGCGCGTGGCCCAGGAGAAGGTCGCCCAGGCGCGCGAGAACCTGCGCACGCTCGCGCAGGAGGTGCAGATGTCCGACGCACAGGCTTCGCAGCGTGTCTTGCGCAGCCCGTTCGACGGCGTGGTCACCGAGCGTTACGCCAACCCGGGCGAACGTTTCGAGGACAAACCCTTGTTGAAGGTCGCGGCCATCCATCGCCTGCGCGTGGAGGTGGTGGCGCCCACCGCGCTGTTCGGCCGGCTGCGTCCGGGGCAGGAACTGCTGGTGCATCCCGAATTGCCGGGAGCCGCACCGCGCAAGGCGCAGATCGCGCAGATCGATCGCGTGCTCGACCCCGCCAGCAATACCTTCCGGCTGAGGCTGGACATGCCCAACGGCGACGCCAGCCTACCGGCCGGCCTGCGCTGCAAGATCGACCTCGGCCTGTCGGCTGCCCAGTCGCCCGTCGGCGTTGCCAGCGGCGTCGGCGAAGCCGCGCGCTGA
- a CDS encoding biotin/lipoyl-binding protein — MESSLFSPRWYRVAGLRPQLRAQVELKRQAQRGTPWYVLQDRGSDEARRLNPVAYAFLGRCDGSVSVQQAWDAQLAAHPEEAMSQDEVIELLVALHSRGLVQFDVTPDVENLFHTLDRRQRRRRRGGVNPMAFRLTLGDPSRALDPLARLVPVLFSGAGFCVWLAAVLAGGLAAAMHWSELLLDADKVLRSPGYLLMAWLMYPLIKTVHEAAHALALRRYGEHVRLAGISLILLNPVPFVDASAADGLRSRHQRALVSAAGIMAELFMAALAMAVWLAAQPGVVRDVAFVTMLIGGLSTLLTNGNPLLRYDGYYVFCDLLDLRNLATRSGRYWAEGLGRRLFGIRTRAPIDVLPGERFWLRVYAPLSWVYRLVLSLVVGLWVGSFSALVGVFVGTMMLIANIGLPLWRVAQMLRAAPTEDGERRRAAWRATATGVLMAGLLGGLPLPYNTLAEGVVWLPEQAQIRAGTDGFVVALHAVDGQRVRAGDVIATLDDPQLAAQRATLVADAAELDVLLFRAIDLAPQDAPDLRERLAYAQAELARLDDKLGRREIRAQSDGLLVLSQQDEVVGQFHRRGDPIGYLLTPAPTVIRVALPQQEADLVRSGPSDVRVRLADDSASVHAGRIGNSVPGAATRLPSAALGDTAGGRIATDPGDRQGLTPRQPVVVLDVELADAARSADAKRSELIGARALVRFDHGTRPIAFQAMRQLQQLFLGHFNPST, encoded by the coding sequence ATGGAATCCTCCCTCTTCAGCCCGCGCTGGTACCGTGTCGCAGGATTGCGTCCGCAGCTGCGCGCGCAGGTCGAGCTGAAGCGGCAGGCGCAGCGCGGCACGCCGTGGTACGTGCTGCAGGACCGGGGCAGCGACGAGGCGCGGCGCCTGAACCCGGTGGCCTATGCCTTCCTCGGCCGCTGCGACGGCTCGGTGTCGGTGCAGCAGGCCTGGGACGCCCAGTTGGCCGCGCATCCGGAAGAGGCGATGTCGCAGGACGAGGTGATCGAACTGCTGGTTGCGCTGCACAGCCGCGGGCTGGTGCAATTCGACGTGACGCCGGACGTCGAGAACCTGTTCCACACGCTGGACCGGCGCCAGCGCCGCCGACGCCGTGGCGGCGTGAATCCGATGGCCTTCCGGCTCACGCTGGGCGACCCTTCGCGGGCACTCGACCCCCTGGCCCGGCTCGTGCCCGTGCTGTTCTCGGGCGCCGGATTCTGCGTCTGGCTGGCGGCCGTGCTGGCCGGCGGCCTTGCCGCGGCCATGCACTGGAGCGAGTTGCTGCTCGACGCCGACAAGGTGCTGCGCTCGCCCGGCTACCTGCTCATGGCCTGGCTGATGTACCCGCTGATCAAGACCGTGCACGAGGCGGCCCATGCGCTGGCCCTGCGTCGCTACGGCGAACACGTGCGGCTGGCCGGCATCAGCCTGATCCTGCTGAACCCGGTGCCCTTCGTGGACGCCTCCGCGGCCGACGGCCTGCGCAGCCGCCACCAGCGTGCGCTGGTGAGCGCCGCCGGCATCATGGCCGAGCTGTTCATGGCGGCACTGGCCATGGCGGTCTGGCTGGCGGCGCAGCCCGGCGTGGTGCGCGACGTCGCCTTCGTCACCATGCTCATCGGCGGCCTGTCGACGCTGCTCACCAACGGCAACCCGCTGCTGCGCTACGACGGCTACTACGTCTTCTGCGACCTGCTGGACCTGCGCAACCTGGCCACGCGCAGCGGGCGCTACTGGGCCGAAGGGCTGGGCCGCCGGCTGTTCGGCATCCGTACGCGCGCGCCCATCGACGTGCTGCCGGGCGAGCGCTTCTGGCTGCGCGTCTACGCGCCGCTGTCCTGGGTGTACAGGTTGGTGCTGTCGTTGGTGGTCGGCCTGTGGGTCGGCAGCTTCTCTGCGCTGGTGGGCGTGTTCGTGGGCACGATGATGCTGATCGCCAACATCGGACTGCCGCTTTGGCGCGTGGCACAGATGCTGCGCGCCGCGCCCACCGAAGACGGCGAGCGGCGGCGTGCCGCCTGGCGCGCCACCGCGACAGGCGTGCTGATGGCCGGCTTGCTGGGCGGGCTGCCGTTGCCCTACAACACGCTGGCCGAAGGCGTGGTCTGGCTGCCGGAGCAGGCGCAGATCCGCGCCGGGACCGACGGCTTCGTCGTGGCCCTGCACGCGGTCGATGGCCAGCGCGTGCGCGCCGGTGACGTGATCGCCACCCTGGACGATCCGCAGCTCGCGGCGCAACGCGCCACGCTGGTCGCCGACGCCGCCGAGCTCGACGTGCTGCTGTTCCGCGCCATCGACCTGGCGCCCCAGGACGCGCCCGACCTGCGCGAACGCCTGGCCTATGCCCAGGCCGAACTCGCACGGCTGGACGACAAGCTGGGCCGGCGTGAGATCCGGGCGCAGAGCGACGGCCTGCTGGTGCTGTCGCAGCAGGACGAGGTGGTCGGCCAGTTCCACCGCCGCGGCGACCCGATCGGCTACCTGCTCACCCCGGCACCGACCGTGATACGTGTTGCGTTGCCGCAGCAGGAGGCCGACCTGGTGCGCAGCGGCCCGTCCGACGTGCGGGTGCGGCTGGCCGACGACAGCGCAAGCGTGCATGCCGGCCGCATCGGCAACAGCGTGCCGGGCGCCGCCACGCGCCTGCCCAGCGCGGCGCTCGGCGACACGGCTGGCGGCCGCATCGCCACCGACCCTGGCGACAGGCAGGGCCTGACGCCACGGCAGCCGGTGGTCGTGCTCGACGTGGAACTCGCCGATGCCGCCCGATCTGCCGACGCCAAGCGCAGCGAGTTGATTGGTGCACGCGCGCTGGTGCGCTTCGACCACGGCACGCGGCCGATCGCCTTCCAGGCCATGCGCCAGCTGCAGCAACTCTTCCTCGGGCACTTCAACCCATCCACATGA
- a CDS encoding HlyD family efflux transporter periplasmic adaptor subunit, with product MSDRPQDPSMLALSLQATVLSYARLREAATALASEIASAKGCSRVSVGFVVNGFVSLVALSHGGSEGLGGKAFAPLAAAMDESVAQGASVQWPADGAPAIRLAHSRLATGATGAVATVPIVYLGDTVGAVTCEWPSRPPGFAPLVAELENLLSLAGPVLYLMHQREVPLGRRVAEALRRAGRKLRSTDGARARIGLALVVLAAVLLLAMPVDYRVGGRARIEGEQQRSLVAPADGFLKAAHVRPGDHVKAGQLLVEMADQDLSLQRRKWSSDLGQQENAYASAVARADRAAMVIALARADEARAHLALVDAELARARIVAPFDGIVVDGDLSQSLGAPLERGKPLMVMAPLERYRVVVQVDERDIARVKTGQQGALALSALPWDALAIRVTRITPVAHAVEGRNVFDVEADVDAAAARIRPGLEGVAKIAVARVPLAWAWSHRLVDWVRLSVWGWLP from the coding sequence ATGAGCGATCGTCCCCAGGATCCCTCGATGCTGGCACTCTCGCTGCAGGCGACGGTGCTCTCCTACGCGCGCCTGCGCGAGGCGGCAACCGCGCTGGCCAGCGAAATCGCCAGCGCCAAGGGATGCTCGCGGGTGAGCGTCGGTTTTGTGGTCAACGGCTTCGTCTCGCTGGTGGCGCTTTCGCACGGCGGCAGCGAAGGACTTGGCGGCAAGGCCTTCGCACCGCTCGCGGCAGCCATGGACGAGTCGGTGGCCCAAGGAGCCAGCGTGCAGTGGCCGGCCGATGGTGCGCCGGCCATCCGGCTGGCGCACAGCCGCCTGGCCACGGGTGCGACCGGCGCCGTGGCCACCGTGCCCATCGTCTACCTGGGCGACACGGTCGGTGCGGTCACCTGCGAATGGCCGAGCCGCCCGCCTGGCTTCGCGCCACTGGTGGCTGAACTCGAGAACCTGCTCAGCCTGGCCGGCCCGGTGCTCTACCTGATGCACCAGCGCGAAGTGCCGCTCGGCCGGCGCGTGGCCGAGGCCCTGCGGCGCGCCGGGCGCAAGCTCCGATCGACCGATGGCGCCCGCGCACGCATCGGCCTGGCGCTGGTCGTGCTGGCCGCCGTGCTGCTGCTGGCGATGCCGGTGGACTACCGCGTGGGCGGACGCGCGCGCATCGAGGGCGAGCAGCAGCGCTCGCTCGTCGCGCCGGCCGATGGCTTCCTCAAGGCGGCGCATGTGCGTCCCGGCGACCATGTCAAGGCCGGCCAATTGCTGGTGGAGATGGCCGACCAGGATCTGAGCCTGCAGCGGCGCAAGTGGTCCAGCGACCTGGGCCAGCAGGAGAACGCCTACGCCAGCGCCGTGGCCCGCGCCGACCGGGCGGCGATGGTGATCGCACTGGCCCGTGCGGACGAGGCGCGCGCCCATCTGGCGCTGGTGGACGCCGAACTGGCGCGCGCCCGCATCGTGGCGCCTTTCGACGGCATCGTGGTCGATGGCGACCTCAGCCAGTCGCTCGGCGCGCCGCTGGAACGCGGCAAGCCGCTGATGGTGATGGCCCCGCTGGAGCGCTACCGTGTTGTCGTGCAGGTGGACGAGCGCGACATCGCCCGGGTGAAGACCGGCCAGCAGGGCGCGCTGGCGCTGTCGGCACTGCCCTGGGACGCGCTGGCGATCCGCGTCACCCGCATCACGCCGGTGGCGCATGCGGTGGAGGGGCGCAACGTGTTCGATGTCGAAGCAGATGTCGACGCCGCAGCAGCACGCATCCGCCCGGGGCTGGAGGGCGTGGCCAAGATCGCGGTGGCGCGGGTCCCGCTGGCCTGGGCCTGGTCGCACCGCCTGGTGGACTGGGTCCGGCTTTCCGTCTGGGGCTGGTTGCCTTAG
- a CDS encoding GMC family oxidoreductase — MSDTFDYLIVGAGSAGCVLAGRLSEDPSVRVALLEAGPSGESPLIACPAAVAVLERTGRFHWNFATVPQPGLNGRTGDQPRGKVLGGSSAVDAMVYTRGHPGDYDRWAAEGNAGWAFADVRPFFQRAEACLGVAALAEPNPGSKAFVQAAVQAGFDGPDPEGVGLHRVMQHGGERMSAARAYVTPHLSRPNLSIITGAHATRILLEGKRAVGVEFGHEGYLKQLRANREVLLCAGALQSPQILMLSGIGPHAHLVENGIATRHHLPGVGRNLQDQPAVSLLVHVPGANALPGLSFGGLARLLRAMAEWRRSRTGPLTSNLAEAGGCIRSQADEPLPDLQLQFLVRERIDHGRRLALGHGYAIRVGVLRPRSRGQVSLDGKDPFAPPRIDPDLLGDRDDMERLLRGFGIARRIAAQPALAALGGRESPVSARAQGELQLEHFIRDHAESGERPVGTCRMGPGPLDVVDAQLRVHGVAGLRVVDASVMPYAGGSSQAAVFMLAEKAAELVIRQPNVANEGRPST, encoded by the coding sequence ATGTCTGACACCTTCGACTATCTGATCGTGGGCGCCGGCTCGGCCGGCTGCGTGCTGGCCGGCCGCCTGAGCGAAGATCCGTCGGTGCGGGTCGCGCTGCTCGAGGCGGGGCCGTCCGGCGAGAGCCCGTTGATCGCTTGCCCGGCCGCGGTCGCCGTGCTGGAGCGCACCGGCCGGTTCCACTGGAACTTCGCTACCGTGCCGCAGCCTGGCCTGAACGGGCGCACCGGCGACCAGCCGCGCGGCAAGGTGCTCGGCGGCTCGAGCGCGGTGGACGCAATGGTCTACACACGTGGACACCCGGGCGACTACGACCGCTGGGCCGCCGAGGGCAATGCCGGCTGGGCCTTCGCCGATGTGCGGCCCTTCTTCCAGCGTGCCGAGGCCTGCCTGGGCGTCGCGGCACTGGCCGAGCCCAACCCTGGCAGCAAGGCCTTCGTGCAGGCGGCGGTGCAGGCAGGCTTCGACGGCCCCGACCCCGAAGGCGTGGGCCTGCACCGGGTCATGCAACACGGCGGGGAGCGCATGAGCGCCGCGAGGGCGTACGTCACGCCGCACCTGTCTCGGCCCAACCTCAGCATCATCACCGGCGCGCATGCCACGCGCATCCTGCTCGAAGGCAAACGCGCCGTGGGCGTGGAATTCGGCCACGAAGGCTACCTGAAGCAGTTGCGTGCCAACCGGGAGGTGCTGCTGTGTGCCGGCGCGCTGCAGTCGCCGCAGATCCTGATGCTCTCGGGCATCGGCCCGCATGCGCACCTGGTCGAAAACGGCATTGCCACGCGTCACCACCTGCCGGGCGTGGGCCGGAACCTGCAGGACCAGCCCGCCGTATCGCTGCTGGTGCACGTGCCCGGCGCCAACGCATTGCCGGGTCTTTCGTTCGGCGGCCTGGCGCGTCTGCTGCGCGCCATGGCCGAATGGCGCCGCAGCCGTACCGGTCCGCTCACCAGCAACCTCGCCGAGGCCGGCGGCTGCATCCGAAGCCAGGCGGACGAGCCGCTGCCCGATCTGCAACTCCAGTTCCTGGTGCGCGAGCGGATCGACCATGGGCGCCGGCTGGCGCTGGGCCACGGCTATGCCATCCGGGTAGGTGTTTTGCGGCCGCGCAGCCGGGGCCAGGTGTCGCTCGACGGCAAAGACCCCTTCGCGCCGCCGCGCATCGATCCCGACCTGCTGGGCGACCGTGACGACATGGAGCGGCTGCTGCGCGGCTTCGGGATCGCCCGCCGCATCGCGGCGCAGCCGGCGCTGGCTGCGCTGGGCGGGCGCGAATCGCCCGTGTCGGCGCGCGCACAGGGGGAACTGCAGCTCGAGCATTTCATCCGCGACCATGCCGAATCGGGCGAGCGACCCGTCGGCACCTGCCGCATGGGCCCGGGACCGCTGGACGTGGTCGATGCGCAGCTGCGCGTGCATGGGGTGGCTGGGCTGCGGGTGGTGGACGCCTCCGTCATGCCGTATGCGGGCGGCAGCAGTCAGGCGGCGGTCTTCATGCTGGCGGAGAAGGCCGCCGAGCTGGTGATTCGCCAGCCCAATGTGGCAAATGAAGGTCGACCTTCCACCTGA
- a CDS encoding 3-hydroxybutyryl-CoA dehydrogenase, with the protein MSSPTLAKITTVGVVGAGTMGNGIAQACAVSGIDVIMVDISQEAVAKGLATVAGSLDRLIKKEKITEADKAAALARIKTSTDYAEFKAAQLVIEAATENHGLKVKILQQLDGLLAPEVLIASNTSSISITKLAAVTSRADRFIGMHFFNPVPMMALVEIIRGLQTSDATHDAVHALATALGKTPITVKNAPGFVVNRILVPMINEALFVLAEGLATPEDIDAGMKLGCNQPIGPLALADMIGLDVCLAVMEVYLNEFGDSKYRPCPLLKEMVAAGRLGRKTGHGVYKY; encoded by the coding sequence ATGAGCAGCCCCACCCTTGCGAAAATCACCACCGTGGGCGTCGTCGGCGCGGGCACCATGGGCAACGGCATCGCGCAGGCGTGCGCCGTGTCCGGCATCGACGTGATCATGGTCGATATCTCGCAGGAGGCCGTGGCCAAGGGCCTGGCCACCGTGGCCGGCAGCCTGGACCGGCTGATCAAGAAGGAAAAGATCACCGAGGCCGACAAGGCCGCCGCGCTGGCGCGCATCAAGACCTCCACCGACTATGCGGAATTCAAGGCGGCGCAACTCGTCATCGAAGCCGCCACCGAAAACCACGGCCTCAAGGTCAAGATCCTGCAGCAGCTCGACGGGCTGCTGGCGCCCGAGGTGCTGATCGCCTCCAACACCTCGTCGATCAGCATCACCAAGCTCGCCGCCGTGACCAGCCGCGCCGACCGCTTCATCGGCATGCACTTCTTCAACCCGGTGCCGATGATGGCCCTGGTGGAGATCATCCGCGGGCTGCAGACCAGCGACGCCACGCACGACGCTGTGCACGCGCTGGCCACGGCCCTGGGCAAGACGCCGATCACGGTGAAGAACGCGCCCGGCTTCGTGGTCAACCGCATCCTGGTGCCGATGATCAACGAAGCCCTGTTCGTGCTGGCCGAGGGCCTGGCCACGCCCGAGGACATCGACGCCGGCATGAAGCTCGGCTGCAACCAGCCGATCGGCCCGCTGGCGCTGGCCGACATGATCGGCCTGGACGTGTGCCTGGCGGTGATGGAGGTCTACCTCAACGAGTTCGGCGACAGCAAATACCGGCCGTGCCCGCTGCTGAAGGAAATGGTGGCCGCTGGCCGGCTCGGCCGCAAGACGGGCCATGGCGTCTACAAGTACTGA
- a CDS encoding MarR family winged helix-turn-helix transcriptional regulator: MPTKDATANPMLLLDNQLCFALYSASLAMTKVYKPLLEELGLTYPQYLAMLVLWERDGLMVSELGERLCLDSGTLTPLLKRLEAAGLISRVRDVNDERRVHIRLTAAGRKLKVPAGRIPGCIAEASQCSIPELVALTQQIQQLRGRLTA, from the coding sequence ATGCCCACCAAAGACGCCACCGCCAACCCGATGCTGCTGCTGGACAACCAGCTGTGTTTCGCGCTGTATTCGGCGTCCTTGGCCATGACCAAGGTCTACAAGCCTTTGCTCGAGGAACTGGGCCTCACCTATCCGCAATACCTGGCGATGCTGGTGTTGTGGGAACGTGACGGCCTGATGGTCTCCGAGCTCGGCGAGCGGCTTTGCCTGGATTCCGGCACGCTCACGCCGCTGTTGAAACGGCTGGAGGCCGCCGGGCTGATCAGCCGGGTGCGCGACGTGAACGACGAACGCAGGGTGCACATCCGCCTGACGGCCGCAGGGCGCAAGCTCAAGGTGCCGGCGGGCCGCATCCCGGGCTGCATTGCCGAAGCCAGCCAGTGCAGCATTCCCGAGCTGGTGGCGCTCACGCAGCAGATCCAGCAACTGCGCGGCCGGCTCACTGCCTGA
- a CDS encoding organic hydroperoxide resistance protein → MPTKLDKVLYTAHAHTTGGRDGQSATDDGKLSVKLAPPKELGGNGDGTNPEQLFAAGYSACFLGAMKHVAGLKKITVPADTSIDASVSIGPIPAGFGIAAKLVISLPGMDKAAAKDLVDAAHGVCPYSNATRGNIEVELVIAE, encoded by the coding sequence ATGCCTACCAAACTCGACAAAGTGCTCTACACCGCCCACGCCCACACCACCGGCGGCCGCGACGGCCAATCCGCCACCGACGACGGCAAGCTGAGCGTCAAGCTCGCCCCGCCGAAGGAACTGGGCGGCAACGGTGACGGCACCAACCCCGAGCAACTGTTCGCCGCTGGTTATTCCGCTTGCTTCCTGGGCGCCATGAAGCACGTGGCCGGCCTGAAGAAGATCACCGTGCCCGCCGACACCAGCATCGACGCCAGCGTTTCTATCGGCCCGATTCCCGCCGGTTTCGGCATCGCCGCCAAACTGGTCATCAGCCTGCCCGGCATGGACAAGGCTGCGGCCAAGGACCTGGTGGATGCCGCTCACGGTGTCTGCCCGTATTCGAACGCCACGCGCGGCAACATCGAAGTCGAACTGGTGATTGCCGAGTAA
- a CDS encoding serine/threonine protein kinase has protein sequence MSSSDTSAAHPYQSLTPDVVLDALAGVGLYGDGRITALSSYENRVYQIRLEDGSTVVAKFYRPERWSRAQILEEHAFAAELMADEIPAVGPLVLNGATLHDFGGFAFSVSPSRGGRAPELDDFEVLEWIGRFLARIHSVGARQPFVHRPSLDLQTFGTASRDWLLGHQMIPMDVQSEWQAACNEALDLIAASALSTCASGQNDAQITRLRLHGDCHPGNILWTPTDRPEGGPHFVDLDDARTGPAVQDLWMLLSGDRAQRTLQLSGLIDGYEQFRSFDRRELALIEPLRTLRLIHYSAWLARRWGDPTFPINFPWFGTSDYWVGQVNMLTEQIEAMQEEPLYV, from the coding sequence ATGTCTTCTTCCGATACCAGTGCTGCCCATCCCTACCAAAGCCTCACGCCGGACGTCGTGCTCGACGCGCTGGCTGGCGTTGGGCTGTACGGCGACGGGCGGATCACCGCGCTGAGTTCCTACGAGAACCGCGTCTACCAGATTCGCCTGGAAGACGGCAGCACCGTGGTCGCCAAGTTCTACCGGCCGGAGCGTTGGAGCCGTGCGCAGATCCTGGAAGAACATGCCTTCGCGGCCGAGCTCATGGCCGACGAGATCCCGGCGGTCGGCCCGCTGGTGCTGAACGGCGCCACGCTGCACGACTTCGGCGGCTTTGCCTTCAGCGTGAGCCCGAGCCGTGGCGGCCGCGCGCCCGAACTGGACGATTTCGAGGTGCTCGAATGGATCGGCCGCTTTCTCGCGCGCATCCACAGCGTGGGTGCGCGCCAGCCCTTCGTGCACCGGCCGTCGCTGGACCTGCAGACCTTCGGCACTGCTTCGCGTGATTGGCTGCTGGGCCACCAGATGATCCCGATGGACGTGCAGAGCGAATGGCAGGCCGCATGCAACGAAGCTCTTGATTTGATAGCGGCCAGCGCTTTATCCACCTGCGCTTCAGGCCAAAATGATGCTCAAATAACGCGCTTGCGGCTGCACGGCGACTGCCACCCCGGCAACATCCTGTGGACACCCACCGACCGGCCCGAAGGCGGCCCGCACTTCGTCGACCTCGACGACGCGCGCACCGGCCCGGCCGTGCAAGACCTGTGGATGCTGCTCAGCGGCGACCGCGCCCAGCGCACGCTGCAGCTCAGCGGCCTGATCGACGGCTATGAGCAGTTCCGCAGCTTCGACCGCCGCGAACTCGCCCTGATCGAGCCGCTGCGCACGCTGCGCCTGATCCACTACAGCGCCTGGCTGGCCCGGCGCTGGGGCGACCCGACGTTCCCGATCAACTTCCCGTGGTTCGGCACCAGCGACTACTGGGTCGGGCAGGTCAACATGCTGACCGAGCAGATCGAGGCCATGCAGGAAGAGCCGCTCTACGTATGA
- the htpG gene encoding molecular chaperone HtpG: protein MTKQTLSFQAEVAQLLHLVTHALYSNPEIFLRELISNASDACDKLRFEALNNAALYEDAPNLEVRVTFDKEAKTLTITDNGIGLSEAEAIANLGTIAKSGTKEFMGKLSGDQKSDAQLIGQFGVGFYSGFIVADKITVESRRAGLPANEGVRWISGGTGDFEVETIERAPRGTSVILHLREDATDYLSTWKLKSVIGKYSDHISLPILMRKEEWKEGEDNKGGEMVTTDEWETVNKASALWSRAKKDVTPEEYNEFYKQISYDHEAPLAYTHNRVEGSTEYTQLLYVPAKAPMDLWNRDKKGGLKLYVKRVFIMDDAEALLPSYLRFVKGVVDSSDLPLNVSRELLQESRDVKAIREGCTKRVLGMLEDLAKHDKLPEAKADAEVTDVVSEEDKAQAGKYSAFYAEFGAVLKEGLGEDFANRDRLAKLLRFASTTSDTVSVSFADYKARMKEGQEAIYYITADNAAAAKSSPQLEVFKKKGIEVLLMTDRVDEWALNYLNEFDGTPLQSVAKGAVDLGKLLDEDEKKAAEEAAETFKPLLAKLKEALKDKAEDVRVTTRLVDSPACLVVQDGGMSTQLARMLKQAGQSAPEVKPVLEVNAEHPLVKKLDGSVHFNDLANILFDQALLAEGGMPADPAAYVKRVNALLV, encoded by the coding sequence ATGACCAAACAAACACTGTCCTTCCAGGCCGAAGTCGCCCAGCTGCTGCACCTCGTGACGCACGCGCTGTATTCGAATCCCGAGATCTTCCTGCGCGAGCTGATCTCCAATGCGTCCGACGCCTGCGACAAGCTGCGCTTCGAAGCCCTGAACAACGCCGCCCTGTACGAGGACGCGCCCAACCTCGAAGTGCGCGTGACCTTCGACAAGGAAGCCAAGACGCTGACCATCACCGACAACGGCATCGGCCTGTCCGAAGCCGAGGCCATCGCCAACCTGGGCACCATCGCCAAGAGCGGTACCAAGGAATTCATGGGCAAGCTGAGCGGCGACCAGAAGTCGGATGCGCAGCTCATCGGCCAGTTCGGCGTGGGCTTCTATTCGGGCTTCATCGTGGCCGACAAGATCACTGTGGAATCGCGCCGCGCCGGCCTGCCGGCCAATGAAGGCGTGCGCTGGATCAGCGGCGGCACTGGCGACTTCGAGGTGGAAACCATCGAACGCGCGCCGCGCGGCACCAGCGTCATCCTGCACCTGCGCGAGGACGCGACCGACTACCTCAGCACCTGGAAGCTCAAGTCCGTCATCGGCAAGTACTCCGACCACATCTCCCTGCCCATCCTGATGCGCAAGGAAGAGTGGAAGGAAGGCGAGGACAACAAGGGCGGCGAGATGGTCACCACCGACGAGTGGGAAACCGTCAACAAGGCCAGCGCCTTGTGGAGCCGCGCCAAGAAGGACGTGACGCCCGAGGAATACAACGAGTTCTACAAGCAGATCAGCTACGACCACGAAGCGCCGCTGGCCTACACGCACAACCGCGTCGAAGGCAGCACCGAATACACGCAGCTGCTCTACGTGCCGGCGAAGGCACCCATGGACCTGTGGAACCGCGACAAGAAAGGCGGCCTCAAGCTCTACGTGAAGCGCGTCTTCATCATGGACGACGCCGAGGCGCTGCTGCCGAGCTACCTGCGCTTTGTGAAGGGCGTGGTCGATTCGAGCGACCTGCCGCTCAACGTGAGCCGCGAACTGCTGCAGGAAAGCCGCGATGTGAAGGCGATCCGCGAAGGCTGCACCAAGCGCGTGCTGGGCATGCTGGAGGATCTGGCCAAGCACGACAAGCTGCCTGAAGCCAAGGCCGACGCCGAAGTCACCGACGTGGTGAGCGAGGAAGACAAGGCGCAAGCCGGCAAATACAGCGCCTTCTACGCCGAATTCGGCGCCGTGCTGAAGGAAGGCCTGGGCGAAGACTTCGCCAACCGCGACCGCCTGGCCAAGCTGCTGCGTTTTGCCAGCACCACCAGCGACACGGTGAGCGTGTCCTTCGCCGACTACAAGGCGCGCATGAAGGAAGGCCAGGAGGCCATCTACTACATCACGGCCGACAACGCCGCCGCCGCCAAGAGCAGCCCGCAACTCGAAGTCTTCAAGAAGAAGGGCATCGAAGTGCTGCTGATGACCGACCGCGTGGACGAATGGGCGCTGAACTACTTGAACGAATTCGACGGCACGCCGCTGCAGTCCGTGGCCAAGGGCGCGGTCGACCTGGGCAAGCTGCTCGACGAAGACGAGAAGAAAGCCGCCGAAGAAGCCGCCGAGACCTTCAAGCCACTGCTTGCCAAGCTCAAGGAAGCCTTGAAGGACAAGGCCGAGGACGTGCGCGTGACCACGCGTCTCGTCGATTCACCGGCCTGCCTGGTGGTACAGGACGGCGGCATGAGCACCCAGCTCGCGCGCATGCTCAAACAGGCCGGCCAGAGCGCGCCCGAGGTCAAGCCCGTGCTGGAAGTGAACGCCGAGCATCCGCTGGTGAAGAAGCTCGACGGCTCGGTGCATTTCAACGACCTGGCCAACATCCTGTTCGACCAGGCGCTGCTGGCCGAGGGCGGCATGCCGGCCGATCCGGCGGCTTACGTGAAGCGGGTGAACGCGCTGCTGGTCTGA